TTACCAGATCGAAAACTGACACAAGCCAAGAAACCTTTTGAAGTATATTTGCAGCTGCAAAAAGAGGGTAAAACTTGGCGATTATTGATGTCAGACAATGATACTAAAGATACAGAAGCTACTTGGCATAGTTACTTAGTTCAATAGGTACATCGGGCAAAAAAGTCCTGTATAAAAGACTAAAATTATGAATAGGATGGATGTCAAGCAAATCAAATATTAGTCGTATTTTATACTTTCAACTACTTGCCCACTCTCTTAATTCTTGAGTATCTGTTGTCAATTGCCAATCTTGTGTAACTCTAGAAACCATCACAGTGCTAGTAATGAAAGCAGTCATTTATGGGCATGATGGGAATTATCTTAATCCAATGGGGTAAAAGATTTTTCTACCAATAAAGATAAAAATTCCAGAAACATAGATGATTTTTCGAGAACATGACTTCTTTTTCACTTTCATGTTGTGGGTTGTATTTGGTAATTAGTCAGAAATTTCCAAAATCCTCATAAAGTAATTAACTGAAAAGGACATTGCCACTCACAGATATCTAGTTTTTTGCCCTAGGTGTTAGACATCTCATTATCTCCAATATATGAAAATATGTATTTAAACTTTCTTGCTAGTTCCGTTGCGGGAATTGGGATTTTAGTATTACTTACCTTTGGTTTGTTACAGTGGTTTCATGTTTCGGCAGGAAGTTTTTTAGATTGGGTAATTGGTGGCGCTAGTTTTTGGTGGTTGTTGGTAATTGTCACCGTACCTTGGAATATTTATTTTCAAGCTAAGGAAGTATTAGCACAGGGGGAACAGTCTAGTGAAAAAGGTATTTCCGTAGATGGCAGAAAAATTAATTATGTGAAACTTTTGGCAAAGCGATCGCTACTAATTGCCATTACCTTACATATTTTCTCCGCTATTGGTTTATATCTCTTAGCTGCGACAGGGATTAGTGCTGTAGGTTATGTGAGTTCCGGTGCAGCATTGTTGCTTACGGGTTTACGCCCAGCGATTAGTGCCTATGAATACCTCTATGCTAGGTTAAGGATGATTGGTGAAGAATGGAGATATCCCCGTGAAGATATCGTTGAGTTGCGTTATCGGTTTGATGCGTTGGTGGAAGAAGTAAGACAAATTCAAGAGCAATTGAACCCGGAAAACTCCTATTCCTTAGCTGGGAATCTGCAACGATATGGGGAAGATAATCGTAGGGAACTAGCAAGGGTGACAGCTAACTTGGAAGAATTGCGAGCGATGAATCAAACAGAACATGAACGTTTAGGAAGGGAAGCAAGAGCAGCGATCGCCCAACTTTCTACAGATGGGCAATTCTTAGATCATGTACGGGAAATTCTCAGATTTTTTAAGGAAGCATAGTCATAGATAGTGCAGGAGTAATCAGTCAATAATGATACTTATTTCTCAGTAATCACATCAAACCTGCCGATTCATACAGACGTTTCAACATGGCTTTGATTTTCTCACCATACTGTAAATCTGCTGACCAACGTCCGGATAATTCGTCAATGGTGGGTGCAATTCCACGAGCAACAAACCGAAATCTGGGATCGACAACTTCTTGAACTAAAGGTTCTAAACTAGCGTAAGCTTTTAAACGTTGGATATGCGCTCTGATGCCGATTTTAGCACTTTCAAAAGTTGCTGTTTCCGAGCCACCACCAATAGTTCCTAACCCGGCAAAATTATTTTGTTCTGGTTTAATATCACCACCAAACCGTAAAAATCCGGTTTCTACACACATTTGACAAAAAGCAATATCAAAATTTACACCTTCGATGTTGGCTTCTTCGCGGTACAGTTTGGGTAAATCGGGAAATTTGACTAAAGCGTTTTCATTATTATTACGGAGGAATATCTGTAATTGAATTTCCGAAGTGTATCCCCTAGCCATAATTTTATCAAACTGACCGGGGAAAACTATAACGTTGGAACGTAAAATAACTGTACGAGTTGCACTATCCCAACCAACAGAAATATTAAATTCTCTGAGTTCAATGGCTTTGACATAAACTATTCGTCGATATGTTAAGCGTCTAACTTCAGGAATCTTGGATAAATCCACTCGTAAACGGTCAGCGACATCTATGGGAATGTAGGCATTACCATTAACTAATATGCCTTGCTCAGAGTATTTTTGACCATTAATGGTAATATTAATTGTTGGATAAACAGGATTGCTGGGAGTTGGGTCAATAGTATTACTCCAAGCAATTAACCCATCGGCAATCCCAATAGCAAAATCTCGCCGACGATTCTGGAGGAGATTGCGATCGTCTGGGTTACTAATAAAACAAGTATTCATTAACAGTGAAGGAATCGTGGTGCGACGACAAAATGCGAGGTTGCCGATACCACTATCGGAATCTGGTTTAACACCACGGTTAGGTATTTGAGGAACACGACGCAGCAGGGACATTAAGAGGATTTCTGCGTGTTTTTTGCGTTCATTATTATTTGTAATATAAAATACACTGGCACCTCTGACCGTTGGACTACTAGCTGCATCTGCGTGTATTTCCACAGCGACATCATCCTGGCGACCACGGGAATTAATCCAAGCTATAGTATCTTTAGAACTGAGGTCATCGGGAATAGATAAGACATCATAGTTGCGCGATCGCAGTTCTGCAACCACCATATCCCGTAACCGAATCATTTCCCTGGCTTCAGTAGTACCACCAGCAATTGAACCTGGATCAATACCTCCCGCTTCTTTCCCTCCGTGTGCTGCTGAAATAAAAATACGTCCCATCTTCAGTATTTCCTCTGATTAAGATTAACCCTTGAGAATGCTGTTCATCAATTCTCTAATAGAAAACAACAATATAATAACTATCAGTCTCTGATTGGGTAATAGGTTATGGGGAAGAGTTGACGGCTAAGTGCTGACAGATAAAATACCCTTTCCCTTTTCCCTTTCCCAAGTTCCCCTCCTCCCCTCCTCCCATGCACACCCCCCGTTTACATCGAGACACCGTAGAACAAATCAAAGAGCGAGCTGAGATTGTAGATGTGGTCTCGGAGTACGTAGTTTTACGGAAACGAGGTAAAGATTACGTGGGATTATGTCCCTTCCATAATGAAAAAACTCCGAGTTTTAGTGTCAGTCCGAGTCGCCAAAGTTTTTACTGTTTCGGTTGTCAAGCGGGGGGAGATGCCATCAAATTCTTGATGGATATACATAAACAACCCTTTGCAGAAGTGGTGTTAGATTTAGCACGACGTTATCAGGTTCCAGTACAGACTTTAGAACCAGAGCAAAGACAAGAGTTACAGCGACAAATATCAGAGCGATCGCAACTCTATGAACTTTTAGCTACGGCAGATCAATTCTATCAGCACGCTCTCAGACAACCCCAGGGAGAAGTAGCGTTAAACTATTTGCGACAACAACGACAGATCAAGGATGAAACGATTCAGGAATTTGGTTTAGGTTATGCTCCTGGGGGGTGGGAGACTCTCTACCGTTATTTAGTCGATAGTAAACGTTATCCTCCACCTTTGCTAGAAAAAGCGGGTTTGATTAAACCTCGCAAGGAAAATAGCGGTTATTATGACGTGTTCCGCGATCGCCTGATGATTCCAATCCGCGATATCATGGGGCGAGTCATTGCCTTTGGTGGTAGAACTTTGGGTGATGAGCAACCAAAATACTTGAACTCTCCAGAAACAGAATTATTTAATAAGGGTAAGACTTTATTCGCCCTAGATAAAGCCAAAACCGGAATTTCCCAGCAAGATCAGGCAATTGTTGTGGAGGGATATTTTGACGCGATCGCTCTCCATGCTGCGGGTATTGATCATGTGGTTGCTTCCCTGGGAACTGCTCTCAGTATTGAGCAAGTACGGATACTTTTACGCTACAGTGAATCTAAGCAACTCATCCTCAATTTTGATGCGGATAAAGCTGGTACAAATGCTGCACAAAGAGCGATTGGAGAAATTTCCCAGCTAGCTTATCAAGGAGAAGTACAACTCAAAATCCTGAATATCCCTGATGGTAAGGATGCAGATGAATATCTACAAACCCATACAACACAAGACTATCAACAACTAATAGTTAATGCCCCTTTATGGTTAAATTGGCAAATTCAGCAAATTATCCAAGATAAGGATTTAAAACAACCGGGTGATTTTCAACAGGTTTCTCAAGAATTTGTCAAATTAATTAAGAATATTGCCAATACGAATACTAGGGAATATTATATTACCCACTGTGCCGAAATTCTCAGTCAAGGGGATACTCGACTAGTTGCTTTGCGAGTGGAAAATTTATTAACTCAAGTTAGTCCTGGAACAGAAAACAAACAAAATTTTCGTCAATTTACTAGCAATAAATCTTCTGCTTCAAGTAAATCCTATCTCACCCAAACGGAACCTAGTTTACTAGAACAGGCAGAAGCATTATTGTTAAGGATTTATCTCCATTGCCCAGAAAATCGCTTGGTTATTAGTACAGCTTTGGAAGAAAGAGATTTACAATTTAGCCTTTCCCATCATCGTTTTCTCTGGCAACAAATTCTGGAAATCATCCCAGAAAATTATGGTGATGAATTGCTGACTGCCGTACAACAAAGATGTTTGGAGTTCCCCGAAGAAACTGATTTGGTTTCCCATATTTTTCATTTAAACGAAAAAGCCAAAAAGGAAATTCAAAGAACTCCCCAGGTAATACAAGCAGCTATTGCATGTATGGAAATTGCCATATCTGAAAAGCGTTGTCGTTATTTTCGAGAGTCTTGGGAGCAAACAGAACCAGAAAAAGAGCCAGAACAATATAAATATTATGCAGATGCTTTTACTAAGGAAAAACGGAATCTACAAGAATTGGAAAAACAGAGACTGTTTTCTCTCCTAGATTTACTACAATTCAATTATTAGAGTTTTTCATATCTGCTAAATCATATCGGGGTCAATATTTAATTCTCGTAATTTAGCTGCTAGACGTTCGGCTTTTTGAGCTTCCTTTTCTGCGTTTGAGAAAAGCTACCTCACAGGATTTAAGGGCAAAACAAAGTATCACGAGTATCCCTACCAGTCACAGGATTTCTACCTGTAGCGACTTGACATAATTTATCTTGTTCATCATCTCGCAACAACACATCAGTAAAATCTGCCCCATCAATAATTGCCCCGTCAAATTTGGCACTGGCAGCAAAAGCACCCTCTAGGATAGCATTAGTTAAATTTGCTTTAATCAGACGGGCAGAGTCGAGGGTAGCAAACATCAAATTTGCACCTTCCAGGTTTGCAGATTCCAAATTAGCAGCAAAGAAACTCACACCTTGGAGATTGGCTTTACTAAAATTACTTTGCTTGAGATTTGCTTTCGTAAAACTTGAATCTGTTAAATCTCTCCCCGAAAAATCAGCTTCGATAAGAATTTCCTTGTTGTAATCCAGAGCGATCGCCCCCGGAATGCAGCCTAAAAATCCTGTTACAGAAACTACTATAAATAACAATAGACTCAGTATATTTACTACCATAATCTTAACCCAAACTTATCCTAATTATTCCAGGCAATGGCGAACCACTCTTCCTCTCATTATCCCGATATCGGTCAACTTGGAGAAGACCTGGTGACAGAATACCTCAAATCCCAAGGTTGGATAATTTTACAGCGTCGCTGGCGTTGTCCTTGGGGAGAAATTGATATTATTGCTGAGTCAGGAAAGATATTGGTATTTGTAGAGGTGAAAACTCGCAGTTCGGGTAGTTGGGATAGTGGAGGGAAGTTAGCGATCGCCACCCGTAAACAAGCAAAACTCAGACAAACCGCAGAAATATTTCTAGCAGAGAATTGCGAAAAATCCGATTATCCCTGTCAATTTGATGTGGCGATCGTTCACTGTCGCCCAAGCTCAAGGAAAAACCTCAAGATACAATATATACATACAAAACTCCCCACCTTGCTCACAGAGGGATACGAGTTAGTCTTACAAGAATATATCGCCGCAGCCTTTTAGATATTAATTCGCTTCACAACCTTCGCAATGACATAGTTATAAATTTTCCCGCAGCCAATTCCTAAAAGCTTTCATTGCTTGACTGCTACCAACAACTTGAATTTGCTGGACATATTGATTTACTAGCTCAATTAAGTAAGTCGGTGAGAATAAACCTAACTATGTAACAGATTGTAAAATCGTCAAAACCGTTGCGATTGCTTCATTCCACTGAGTCGCAAAGCGACACGCTACGCGAACGTTTCATTCGCAATGACATAGCGTGAATTATTTAAGCCGTTCTACTTATCATAATGTCTGGAAATGTAGGACTAAAATTTGACTCTACATATTTTCCAGCTTGCAAGACGTTAATTTTTAACCCTTGTTTCTCCTATATTATTTGAAGTTGCCCGTTATTGTTTGTTTGACATACTCTGCCTAAAGGCGAGGTGATTCTTGACGCTTCATTCACACTCATGCAGATAGAATAATAGGTAACAGACCATAGATAGCTTGGAAATATCCAATTACCTATTACCCATTACCTACTAATAAAGTATTCACTTTTCTATGACAAATATCATGCCAGCGTTTCTGGACAGTAACCCAAACCCCTGACAAACTGTTGGCGAAACGCTTCAATCTCTTCTTTTTCTGGGTTACCATGGGAAACAATTGCTACTTGATAGCGGCGCATCACATCCACGGGACTCTGACCCGCTTCCAAACTCCAAAGTGCCATCTGTACGCGCATTGGCGGTTCATAGCTAATTCCTAATTCATTCAGGAAAGCCCGGAAATTGCCATCTTCTTCGGAAGATATTTGACTTGTGAGTTTAACACGTACAACCCAACCATCAATTTGATGAATCACGGTAACAAAAGACACGGGCATTTGGGGTCTGGCGTGCAGGTGTTGAACAACCCTCAAAGTGAGACTGGCATTTGCCAGATAATACAAGTATTCCATCTTGGTTCTAGGGATCAAAGCCAATCCTACATATCTATTATTGTGAGATCAGGTTGACTATTCGCTAGGGTAAAAGCCCCCGTTTTTCGATAGGGAAGTTTACCCAATTTTCATATAATTACTTGCGTGTTACTTAATGATATCCATCTTGAAGTCTAGGGATAAAAAACATTCGCAATCATTTAGAGTTCCTTTATAACCGCACATTGCCAGCTTATTTCTATTTCCTCAAACCTCAATGCAGCAAGAACTAGCAGCTAATTTTCCCCATCATTCCTCAGCCAGCAATACCCAGGAAGAATTAGATTTTTCCCTGTCTGGATATGACTATGATTTACCTCCAGAGCTAATTGCTCAGAATCCCGTAGTACCCCGTGATAGTTCGAGGTTACTCGTAGTTGATTCCCGCAAAATCGGTGTGGATGCCCCTGCAAAACATCGTATTTTCCGTGATTTAGCGGAAATTCTCCAGCCGGGAGACTTATTAGTGATGAACAACACGAGAGTTTTGCCTGCTCGGATGTATGGGCAGAAATCCACTGGAGCAGAAATTGAAGTACTTTTATTAGAAGAGCGCCAAGAGAATTGTTGGTTAGCCCTTGTCAAGCCAGGTAAGCGCTTTAAACAAGGAACTGAGTTAAGGTTTACGGCGCAGGGAACAGATATTTGCTTAACTGCCAAGGTAGTAGATAGTGATGAGGCAACGGGAGGGCGGTTGCTAGAGTTTACCGTACCAGAGGGGAAATCTTTAATACAGCTATTAGATGTATTTGGAGAAGTACCCCTGCCCCCATATATTACTGAGACAACGGCAGCTAGCGCCCAGTATCAAACGGTGTATGCGGAAAATCCGGGGGCGATCGCCGCACCAACTGCGGGATTACATTTCACTCCAGAGTTACTGGAAAGATTACGTTCTCAGAATATTCACCAAGCGTTTATTACTCTCCATGTGGGTGTGGGTACGTTTCGCCCGGTGGAGGTTGAAGATGTCACTACCCACCAAATGCACGCCGAATGGATCGAGGTGCCGGCAACAACTGTAGAGCAAATTCGTGCTACCCAAGCTGCTGGAGGCAGAATCATCGCAGTGGGAACCACGGCTGTACGTGCCCTGGAAGGAGCCGCCGCCGCCCATGGAGGCACAATCCAACCATTTTGTGGCAAAACTAACTTATTTATTTACCCTGGGTTTAAATGGCAGGTGGTTGAGGGTTTAATTACTAATTTTCATTTGCCCCGCTCCAGTTTGTTGATGTTAGTGAGTGCTTTAATTGGGCGAACCCGATTATTGCAGATTTACCAAGAAGCGATTCAGGAAAAATATCGTTTTTATTCCTTTGGGGATGCCATGTTGATTTTGCCTTCAGGGATACTCAACAACGGGGAATGATGGTTGTGTCTATCTTAGGGGAATACTAAGGATGTGTTGTGGCTGCTGACTGACAATATTTCCCTATGATTGACAAAAAACCTAAGTCTGCTACTGGTCGTCTGACTCTGTTGTATATTATCTCCTTAGCTGCCATTGGCTGCCTATCTGCTTTGGGACAGTTTTTAATTCAGCGCTCCTTAACTCATCAAGAACTGAATTTAAAGTTTGTCAGTATTGCCCAACGTCAACAAATGTTGAGTCAGCAGTTAGGTAGGGAGGCGATCGCTCTGCAAATGACTATGGAACCGGGAAGACGGCAGCAGCAGATACGAGATATTCAGAATATTTTAAAAGAATGGCAAGTTTCTCGCCAGGATTTACAGCAGCTAGAAAAATCACCCCACCTGTCTGCTGATTGTCGTTTGTTAGTTACACAGATACTTCAGCAAACATCTCCAGGAATCTTGCAAAGTGCAGCCAGAACATTAATCACCACAAGCACAAATCCCCGACTAGCTCCTACACAAAAACTATCAGTTCCAGAAGTTACGCAAATTTCCGCGACTGCAAAAAGTTTCATGCAGGAAATGGATAGTATTATCTCCACTTACAATCAAAATGCCCAAACAGAAGTGAAAAATCTGCGGCAGCTAGAAATTTGGTTGTTTGTGATGACAGTCTTTACCCTAGTTTGTGAGGGAATATGGGTTTTTCAACCAGCAGTTAAGAAAATCCATCAAACGGTGAATGCATTGGGGCGATCGCTGGCAGAAACTCAAGAAATTGCCTCTAAGTTGGCGATCGCTCAGGAAAAATCCGATCATCTCCTCTTAAATATTCTTCCCGAGTCTATTGCCGAGCGACTGAAGGAAAAACCGACGGCGATCGCTGATGGGTTTGGGGAAGTGACTGTATTGTTTGCTGATATTGTCGGTTTTACCCAACTTTCTACCCAAATGCCACCGCAAAAACTAGTGGCAATGCTGAACCAGATTTTTTCGATGTTTGATCATTTGGCAGAAAAACATGGTTTGGAAAAAATCAAAACTATTGGTGATGCTTACATGGTGGTAGGTGGTTTGCCGACTCCGCGAGCAGATCATGCGATCGCTATCGTCGAAATGGCACTGGATATGCAAGCAGCCATGGCACAATTTAATCAAGAAACCCAGCTTAATTGTAATATTCGCATCGGAATTAACTCTGGTCCCGTTGTCGCTGGTGTGATTGGGATTAAAAAGTTTATCTATGATTTGTGGGGCGATACTGTCAATATTGCTAGTCGCATGGAATCCCATGGAATCCCCGGTTCGATTCAAGTTTCCCAAAGCACCTCTGAGCAAGTACAAGACAAATATATTTTGGAGTCACGAGGTGTGATGCAAATTAAGGGTAAGGGAGAAATGGAAACTTACTTGGTAAAAGCCAGAAAAGAGCGATCGCTAAAGTAATCATCAAATCCTCTTCCCTGACACATCAGATGCAGAAAATTTATCACAACGGATATTTTCCTCTTGAGGATGGGCATCCTATCTATATGAGCATCGAGCAGTCATTGCAGGTCGCCTATTATGTCTTCAACATATCAATTGTGTCAGTATTTTCTCCGTAGTGCTAAAGTAGCCTTACTTTGCTCCTCTAGCCTATTAGTTTTTACCATGGCAAATGTCACCAGTTTGCCTAGTCACCGAGCTTTGGCTTTAGAAACAGTTCCTTCTCAGGATTTAGATGCGGCAAGTTTCTATCAACAGGGTGTGATGCGTTATCACCGCAAAGATTTCCAAGGGGCTGAATCTGCTTTTCGTTTAGCCTTGCAGCGTGACCCTAATTTGGCAGCAGCGCGCAGTTTTCTAGGTAATATGATGTTACTGCAAAATCGCTTTGAGGCAGCCGCACAGGAGTATGCTGAGGCAATTCGGATAAATCCTAGCCAGCCGGAAGCTTATTATAATCTCGGTTTAGCGCTGCAAAGACAGGGACAACCGGAAGCGGCAATGACTGCCTACCGTCAAGCGTTGATTGTGAATCCTAACTTGGCGAATGCTCATTATAATTCCGGATTAATCTTGTATCAACAAGGACGAGTAGAGGAGGCGATCGCAGCCTACCGACAAGCCACTAATCTGGATGGCAACAATGATAATGCTTACTTAAACTTGGCGATCGCTCTGCAACAACAGGGAAATGTCAGTGAGGCGATCGCAGCTTATCAACAAGCGGTCAAAATCAATCCCCAAAACGTCATTGCTTACAATAACCTGGGGAGTCTCTTCGCATTACAGGGACAAAATCCGGAGGCAGTTGCTACCTATAAAGAAGCAATTCGTCTCATGCCCGAGAATGCCGAAGCTTATTATAATTTGGGTATAACTTGGTACAACCAAGGAGAATACAAAAATGCCAACAGTGCTTTTAAACGCGCTCGTAGTCGTTACCAAGAACAGGGTAATATCCAGCAAGTAGCGAAAATTGACCAATTGATGTTGCAAGTTGCTCAAAAGGAACAAACACAGAAGCAACCCACCCAAATTACCCAAGCTCCAGCACCGAATCGAACATCTGCAAATCCAGAAACTCCAGCTGTCTCTATTCCTGTTGAAGAACCTCCCGCTTTTGAACCCGTATTACCACCCTCTCCAGATGAAAATGTTCAAGAGACATCTTTAAAAGGTAAGAAGTAGTACACTGTCAAGGTTAATTTTAGGGATATCTCCCCCTTGTCCCCCTTGTCCCCTATTCAAATTTGAAAGACTAGCAGGGAAGAGGGAATAGGAAATAGGGAAACCCCATATTTATAGTAGGTTTGAACTTGCTCAATTAGGGCTATGTATCCCTTTTCCTAACTTTCTTCGTTCCCCTATTCCCTACGGGCGACAATATCTTAAATAGGCAAGCGATTTATATCTTTATTACAACCAATTACTACCATTAATGAACCCTTTTCTAAGCGCTTAGAAGGGTCAGGGTTAATGGTAAATTTGCCATCATTACTAACGGCGAGTAAATTCACCCCATAGCGATTACGTAATTGTAATTCACTGATGGTTCTACCGTGAAAATCATCGGGAACAATCACTTCAACAATACTATTATCTGGGTCAAGGTCAAAGCGTTCTAAGATAGATGGTTTAGTTAGCGATCGCGCTAGAGAACGTCCCGCTTCATACTCTGGAAATACCACATGGTCTGCACCAACGCGCTTGAGCAGTTTACAATGGACTTCCGTCGAAGCTTTCGCAACTACATGGGGAACACCCCCTTCTTTGACGTTTAAGGTTGTAATAATGCTTTCTTGGACATAATTACCAATCGCCACAATCACCGTATCAAATTCAAAAATTCCCGCTTCTTTTAAAGCTCCGGATTCTGTGGAATCTAATTGCAAAGCATGACCGACAATTTGCTCATTTAAAGCTTCAGAAACTCGCTTCTCATCGACATCTGTTGCTAGAACTTGATAGCCTAATTGATGCAGAGTTGAGCAAACAGAACGCCCAAATCTACCTAAACCAATCACAGCAAATTGATGGTTGTCTTTACGGAGACTACGGAAAAATCCTAATGAGGAAAAGTTCACTATTTTATCCTAGGTCAATGAATTAATTGAGTAGAGAGATGAGTGATTATTTATCAAGTCAAGACCTCATAAAGGTTTTTTTAGGTGAATGCTCGAAGATAACTTTTTCGATGAGAAACCTGATTTTCCCTGCACCCATATAACTAGATAAATACTCTTTGATGCAATGATGACCCCTATCTAGTTTATCTCTATTGAACTAAATAATCTTAGAAATTACTAACTTGAGTCACCATCACAGAAATTTTTTGCTGCCTCATTCCTAAAATAATTAACCTACTAAAAGGTTTTCTTCAGGATAATGAATTCTAGTCGGACGAGGGTCGCCTAAAATTGCTGACATTAATAAGAGTATTCCCACCCGACCGATATACATCGTGACAATTAAGATAATTTTGGCAGCAGTGGAAACAGTACCTGTAATTCCTGTGGAAAGTCCTACGGTGGCAAAAGCAGAAACGACTTCAAATAGAATTTGGATAAATGGTAATTCGGAGTCAGTAATTGCAATCAGAATCGTCGATACAATTACCGTTGCCACAGAACCCATAAAAACTCCCACAGCTTTCAAAACTAGGGAAACAGCTATTTTCCTTTTATAAAGTAATACTTCTTCTTTCCCTTGCAAAATTGATTTCGTACAACTTGTTAATACCCTTAAAGTTGTAGTTTTAATCCCACCCCCAGTACCCCCAGGACTCGCACCAATAAACATGAGAGCAATGGTGATAAATAAGCCGGCATTTGTCATTTTGCCAATATCGATGGTGTTAAAACCTGCGGTTCTCGGTGTAACGGATTGAAACCAAGCTGCAAGAAATTTATCTCCCCAACTCAGGTTACTCAGAGTGCCAGGATTTCTTGATTCCACAGCTAAAAATGCGGCAGTCCCAAGAATTAGTAAAATTATCGTTGTACTAGTTGCAACCACAAAATCGAGAGATAGGGATAATTTTTTCTGCCGATTTTTGATAAATTCCCGCAACAGAAAATACATCTCTAAAATTACCTGATAACCAATACCACCCAACACAATTAATCCAGTAATTGTAAAAACCACTAGATATGATGATTGATAGCCAATGAGATTATCTTTAAACAAACTAAATCCGGCATTATTCCAAGCATTAACACTATGGAAAACCGCTAGCCATAATCCCTGATTCCAACCATA
The Calothrix sp. 336/3 DNA segment above includes these coding regions:
- the queA gene encoding tRNA preQ1(34) S-adenosylmethionine ribosyltransferase-isomerase QueA, producing MQQELAANFPHHSSASNTQEELDFSLSGYDYDLPPELIAQNPVVPRDSSRLLVVDSRKIGVDAPAKHRIFRDLAEILQPGDLLVMNNTRVLPARMYGQKSTGAEIEVLLLEERQENCWLALVKPGKRFKQGTELRFTAQGTDICLTAKVVDSDEATGGRLLEFTVPEGKSLIQLLDVFGEVPLPPYITETTAASAQYQTVYAENPGAIAAPTAGLHFTPELLERLRSQNIHQAFITLHVGVGTFRPVEVEDVTTHQMHAEWIEVPATTVEQIRATQAAGGRIIAVGTTAVRALEGAAAAHGGTIQPFCGKTNLFIYPGFKWQVVEGLITNFHLPRSSLLMLVSALIGRTRLLQIYQEAIQEKYRFYSFGDAMLILPSGILNNGE
- a CDS encoding N-acetylmuramoyl-L-alanine amidase, which translates into the protein MGRIFISAAHGGKEAGGIDPGSIAGGTTEAREMIRLRDMVVAELRSRNYDVLSIPDDLSSKDTIAWINSRGRQDDVAVEIHADAASSPTVRGASVFYITNNNERKKHAEILLMSLLRRVPQIPNRGVKPDSDSGIGNLAFCRRTTIPSLLMNTCFISNPDDRNLLQNRRRDFAIGIADGLIAWSNTIDPTPSNPVYPTINITINGQKYSEQGILVNGNAYIPIDVADRLRVDLSKIPEVRRLTYRRIVYVKAIELREFNISVGWDSATRTVILRSNVIVFPGQFDKIMARGYTSEIQLQIFLRNNNENALVKFPDLPKLYREEANIEGVNFDIAFCQMCVETGFLRFGGDIKPEQNNFAGLGTIGGGSETATFESAKIGIRAHIQRLKAYASLEPLVQEVVDPRFRFVARGIAPTIDELSGRWSADLQYGEKIKAMLKRLYESAGLM
- a CDS encoding adenylate/guanylate cyclase domain-containing protein, translating into MIDKKPKSATGRLTLLYIISLAAIGCLSALGQFLIQRSLTHQELNLKFVSIAQRQQMLSQQLGREAIALQMTMEPGRRQQQIRDIQNILKEWQVSRQDLQQLEKSPHLSADCRLLVTQILQQTSPGILQSAARTLITTSTNPRLAPTQKLSVPEVTQISATAKSFMQEMDSIISTYNQNAQTEVKNLRQLEIWLFVMTVFTLVCEGIWVFQPAVKKIHQTVNALGRSLAETQEIASKLAIAQEKSDHLLLNILPESIAERLKEKPTAIADGFGEVTVLFADIVGFTQLSTQMPPQKLVAMLNQIFSMFDHLAEKHGLEKIKTIGDAYMVVGGLPTPRADHAIAIVEMALDMQAAMAQFNQETQLNCNIRIGINSGPVVAGVIGIKKFIYDLWGDTVNIASRMESHGIPGSIQVSQSTSEQVQDKYILESRGVMQIKGKGEMETYLVKARKERSLK
- the dnaG gene encoding DNA primase, whose product is MHTPRLHRDTVEQIKERAEIVDVVSEYVVLRKRGKDYVGLCPFHNEKTPSFSVSPSRQSFYCFGCQAGGDAIKFLMDIHKQPFAEVVLDLARRYQVPVQTLEPEQRQELQRQISERSQLYELLATADQFYQHALRQPQGEVALNYLRQQRQIKDETIQEFGLGYAPGGWETLYRYLVDSKRYPPPLLEKAGLIKPRKENSGYYDVFRDRLMIPIRDIMGRVIAFGGRTLGDEQPKYLNSPETELFNKGKTLFALDKAKTGISQQDQAIVVEGYFDAIALHAAGIDHVVASLGTALSIEQVRILLRYSESKQLILNFDADKAGTNAAQRAIGEISQLAYQGEVQLKILNIPDGKDADEYLQTHTTQDYQQLIVNAPLWLNWQIQQIIQDKDLKQPGDFQQVSQEFVKLIKNIANTNTREYYITHCAEILSQGDTRLVALRVENLLTQVSPGTENKQNFRQFTSNKSSASSKSYLTQTEPSLLEQAEALLLRIYLHCPENRLVISTALEERDLQFSLSHHRFLWQQILEIIPENYGDELLTAVQQRCLEFPEETDLVSHIFHLNEKAKKEIQRTPQVIQAAIACMEIAISEKRCRYFRESWEQTEPEKEPEQYKYYADAFTKEKRNLQELEKQRLFSLLDLLQFNY
- a CDS encoding YraN family protein, translated to MANHSSSHYPDIGQLGEDLVTEYLKSQGWIILQRRWRCPWGEIDIIAESGKILVFVEVKTRSSGSWDSGGKLAIATRKQAKLRQTAEIFLAENCEKSDYPCQFDVAIVHCRPSSRKNLKIQYIHTKLPTLLTEGYELVLQEYIAAAF
- a CDS encoding tetratricopeptide repeat protein — protein: MSSTYQLCQYFLRSAKVALLCSSSLLVFTMANVTSLPSHRALALETVPSQDLDAASFYQQGVMRYHRKDFQGAESAFRLALQRDPNLAAARSFLGNMMLLQNRFEAAAQEYAEAIRINPSQPEAYYNLGLALQRQGQPEAAMTAYRQALIVNPNLANAHYNSGLILYQQGRVEEAIAAYRQATNLDGNNDNAYLNLAIALQQQGNVSEAIAAYQQAVKINPQNVIAYNNLGSLFALQGQNPEAVATYKEAIRLMPENAEAYYNLGITWYNQGEYKNANSAFKRARSRYQEQGNIQQVAKIDQLMLQVAQKEQTQKQPTQITQAPAPNRTSANPETPAVSIPVEEPPAFEPVLPPSPDENVQETSLKGKK
- a CDS encoding pentapeptide repeat-containing protein, whose translation is MVVNILSLLLFIVVSVTGFLGCIPGAIALDYNKEILIEADFSGRDLTDSSFTKANLKQSNFSKANLQGVSFFAANLESANLEGANLMFATLDSARLIKANLTNAILEGAFAASAKFDGAIIDGADFTDVLLRDDEQDKLCQVATGRNPVTGRDTRDTLFCP